One region of Vigna angularis cultivar LongXiaoDou No.4 chromosome 10, ASM1680809v1, whole genome shotgun sequence genomic DNA includes:
- the LOC108335730 gene encoding BES1/BZR1 homolog protein 2-like, translating to MTGGGSTGRMPTWKERENNKRRERRRRAIAAKIYAGLRAQGNYKLPKHCDNNEVLKALCSEAGWIVEEDGTTYRKGCRRPTGSEIGGTPPNISACSSIQPSPQSSSFPSPVPSYHASPTSSSFPSPTRIDANPSSFLIPFIRNITSIPANLPPLRISNSAPVTPPLSSPRTSKRKADFDSLSNASFRHPLFATSAPSSPSRRHHVATSTIPECDESDASTVDSASGRWVSFQGQTAAGPPSPTFNLMKPAIHQIPAQEGVQWGSVAEIGRGVSDFDFEHGRVKPWEGERIHEVGMDDLELTLGFGKA from the exons ATGACCGGAGGCGGATCGACGGGGAGGATGCCCACGTGGAAGGAGAGGGAGAACAACAAGAGGAGAGAGAGAAGACGGAGAGCGATTGCTGCCAAGATCTACGCCGGCCTTCGAGCTCAGGGTAACTACAAGCTTCCCAAACACTGCGACAACAACGAGGTCCTCAAGGCTCTCTGCTCAGAAGCTGGTTGGATCGTGGAAGAAGACGGCACTACCTACAGAAAG GGATGCAGGAGACCCACGGGAAGTGAGATTGGAGGCACTCCACCCAACATAAGCGCGTGTTCTTCGATTCAGCCAAGTCCACAATCTTCGTCATTCCCGAGTCCAGTGCCTTCCTACCACGCTAGTCCAACCTCTTCCTCCTTCCCCAGCCCCACTCGCATTGACGCAAACCCCTCTTCCTTTCTCATCCCATTCATCCGCAACATAACTTCAATCCCCGCCAACCTCCCCCCTCTCAGGATATCCAACAGCGCCCCTGTCACCCCACCTCTTTCCTCTCCCCGAACCTCCAAGCGCAAGGCTGACTTCGATTCCCTCTCCAACGCCTCCTTCCGCCACCCTCTTTTCGCCACCTCCGCCCCCTCCAGCCCCTCGCGCCGCCACCACGTCGCGACTTCCACCATCCCCGAGTGCGACGAGTCCGACGCTTCCACCGTCGACTCTGCCTCCGGCCGTTGGGTTAGTTTTCAGGGCCAGACCGCCGCCGGTCCCCCTTCCCCTACCTTCAACCTCATGAAACCCGCTATACACCAGATCCCTGCTCAGGAGGGCGTACAGTGGGGTTCCGTTGCGGAGATAGGCAGAGGAGTCTCCGATTTTGACTTCGAGCATGGAAGAGTGAAGCCTTGGGAGGGTGAGAGAATACACGAGGTGGGAATGGATGATTTGGAGCTTACTCTCGGATTTGGAAAAGCTTGA
- the LOC108335729 gene encoding BES1/BZR1 homolog protein 2: MTGGGSTGRMPTWKERENNKRRERRRRAIAAKIYAGLRAQGNYKLPKHCDNNEVLKALCAEAGWIVEEDGTTYRKGCKRPTGSEIGGTPPNISACSSIQPSPQSSSFPSPVPSYHASPTSSSFPSPTRIDANPSSFLIPFIRNITSIPANLPPLRISNSAPVTPPLSSPRTSKRKADFDSLSNASFRHPLFATSAPSSPSRRHHVATSTIPECDESDASTVDSASGRWVSFHGQIPAGPPSPTFNLMKPAMHQIAPQEGVHWGSVAEIGRGVSDFEFENGRVKPWEGERIHEVGMDDLDLTLGFGKA, encoded by the exons ATGACCGGCGGCGGATCGACGGGGCGGATGCCGACGTGGAAGGAGAGGGAGAACAACAAGAGGAGAGAAAGAAGACGGAGAGCGATTGCTGCCAAGATCTACGCCGGCCTTCGAGCTCAGGGTAACTACAAGCTTCCCAAACACTGCGACAACAACGAGGTCCTCAAAGCTCTCTGCGCAGAAGCTGGTTGGATCGTGGAAGAAGATGGCACTACCTACAGAAAG GGATGCAAGAGACCCACGGGAAGTGAGATTGGAGGCACTCCACCCAACATAAGCGCGTGTTCTTCGATTCAGCCAAGTCCACAATCTTCGTCATTCCCGAGTCCAGTGCCTTCCTACCACGCCAGTCCAACCTCTTCCTCCTTCCCCAGCCCCACTCGCATTGACGCAAACCCCTCTTCCTTTCTCATCCCATTCATCCGCAACATAACTTCAATCCCCGCCAACCTTCCCCCTCTCAGGATATCCAACAGCGCCCCTGTCACCCCACCTCTTTCCTCTCCCCGAACCTCCAAGCGCAAGGCTGACTTCGATTCCCTCTCCAACGCTTCCTTCCGCCACCCTCTTTTCGCCACCTCCGCCCCCTCCAGTCCCTCGCGCCGCCACCACGTCGCGACTTCCACCATCCCCGAGTGCGACGAGTCCGACGCTTCCACCGTTGACTCTGCCTCCGGCCGTTGGGTTAGTTTTCACGGTCAGATCCCCGCCGGCCCCCCTTCCCCTACTTTCAACCTCATGAAACCCGCTATGCACCAGATCGCTCCTCAGGAGGGCGTACACTGGGGTTCCGTTGCGGAGATAGGCAGAGGAGTCTCCGATTTTGAATTCGAGAATGGCAGAGTAAAGCCTTGGGAGGGTGAGAGAATACACGAGGTGGGAATGGATGATTTGGACCTTACTCTCGGATTCGGAAAAGCTTGA
- the LOC108335423 gene encoding UDP-glycosyltransferase 72E1 has product MATSKPHAILLTSPGMGHIIPMVELGKRLLTHHSFHVTIFVVTTDSATTTSQILQQTSNLSSLNIVHVPPIDSNKLPPNAPLEVRINFTMLESLPFLRSSLTSINNFPPPSALIVDLFGLQALPMARDLGMLTYVYFATSAWFSAVTVYFSDTDNKIMERHAENREPLLIPGCAPLRFEDTLESFLSPGGAMYEGYHAAAKEIVAADGILMNTWQDLEPSATKALTEDGILGRFTKGEVYAVGPLVRSVEKKPKGGKKDGVLQWLDEQQAESVVYVSFGSGGTMSGNQMREVALGLELSQKRFVWVVRPPCEGDASGAFFDVASGGDAAMSYLPEGFLKRTEGVGVVVPMWAPQAEILEHPATGGFVTHCGWNSVLESVENGVPMVAWPLYAEQKMNAFMLSEELGVAVRVAEEGGGVVGREQVAEVVRRVMVDKEGFGMRKKVKELKLSGEKALSMFGSSHHSLAEMRKECEVHMQSSDTKLPPACHLRSTTTDVFNHVVYS; this is encoded by the coding sequence ATGGCAACATCGAAACCACATGCAATTCTTCTGACTAGTCCCGGCATGGGACACATAATTCCCATGGTGGAGCTAGGGAAGCGCCTCCTCACACATCACTCCTTCCACGTCACCATCTTCGTCGTCACCACCGATTCCGCAACCACAACCTCTCAGATTCTCCAACAAACATCAAACCTTAGTTCCCTCAACATCGTCCATGTTCCTCCCATCGACTCCAACAAACTACCACCCAATGCTCCCTTAGAAGTACGAATCAACTTTACCATGCTCGAGTCCCTTCCATTTCTACGCTCCTCCCTCACATCCATTAACAACTTTCCTCCTCCTTCAGCTCTTATCGTTGACTTGTTTGGTCTTCAAGCTTTGCCCATGGCACGTGACCTCGGCATGCTAACCTATGTTTACTTCGCCACCAGCGCTTGGTTCTCTGCGGTTACAGTTTACTTTTCGGACACGGACAACAAAATTATGGAAAGACACGCTGAAAACCGCGAACCACTTTTGATTCCCGGCTGCGCACCGCTCCGGTTCGAGGACACGCTCGAATCGTTTTTATCTCCGGGAGGGGCGATGTACGAGGGTTACCATGCAGCGGCAAAGGAGATCGTAGCCGCTGATGGAATTTTGATGAACACGTGGCAAGATCTGGAGCCCTCTGCGACTAAGGCGCTGACAGAGGATGGGATTTTGGGACGGTTTACGAAGGGAGAGGTGTACGCGGTTGGACCGTTGGTGAGAAGCGTGGAGAAGAAACCGAAGGGTGGAAAGAAGGATGGGGTTTTGCAATGGCTGGACGAGCAACAGGCTGAGTCGGTGGTCTACGTGTCGTTCGGGAGCGGTGGGACAATGTCCGGGAACCAAATGAGGGAGGTGGCGTTGGGGTTAGAGCTGAGCCAGAAGAGGTTTGTTTGGGTGGTGCGGCCACCTTGCGAAGGTGACGCGAGTGGCGCGTTTTTCGACGTGGCGAGTGGCGGTGACGCTGCAATGAGTTACTTGCCGGAAGGGTTTCTGAAAAGGACGGAGGGGGTGGGGGTTGTGGTTCCCATGTGGGCCCCGCAGGCCGAGATCCTGGAACATCCTGCGACGGGGGGTTTCGTGACGCACTGCGGTTGGAATTCCGTTTTGGAGAGCGTGGAGAACGGCGTTCCCATGGTGGCGTGGCCGCTTTACGCTGAGCAGAAGATGAATGCTTTCATGCTGTCGGAGGAGCTGGGGGTGGCGGTGCGCGTGGCAGAGGAGGGCGGAGGAGTTGTGGGAAGGGAACAGGTAGCGGAGGTGGTGAGAAGAGTGATGGTGGATAAAGAAGGTTTTGGCATGAGGAAGAAAGTGAAAGAGCTGAAGCTGAGCGGAGAAAAAGCATTGTCTATGTTTGGTTCTTCTCATCATTCGCTTGCTGAAATGAGGAAAGAGTGTGAAGTTCATATGCAAAGTTCTGATACAAAACTTCCCCCAGCCTGCCACTTACGGAGTACCACCACTGATGTCTTCAACCACGTTGTTTACTCTTGA